GGCGGGTGACCCGCCCGGTGTCCGGCTCCTGGAGCCCGGCGAGGATCCGCATGAGGGTGGACTTGCCGTCGCCGTTGCGGCCGACCAGGCCGATCCGGTCCCCCTCGTCCACGCCGAGGGACAGCCCCTCCAGGACGGTGCGGGTGCCGAAGGCGATGCCGATGTTCTCGGCGCCGAGCAGGTGGGCCATGGGGCGGGGTGTCCTTCCGGGACGGGGGCTGACGGACGGGGGGCTGACGGTCGGGGTGGCGGGGAGAGGGGGTGCGGGCGGGCCGCCGACGGGGGCGGCCGGGCCTCAGAGGACGTGCGCGCCGGCCACCGGGCCGTGCACGGGCAGGGCGCGCACGCCCGTGCGCTCCTCCACTGCCGTGGCCAGGCTGAGGGCGGAGTGCTCGTCCGGCACCACGAAGAGCAGGGTGGGGCCGGAGCCGGAGACCATGCCGCGCAGAGCGCCCTCGTCCAGGCCGAGGTCCAGGACGTCTCCGAGGTCCGGGAACAGCGCGACGGCGGGGGTCTGCAGGTCGTTGTCCATGGCCGTGGCCAGGGCGAGCGGGTCGGCCGCGGTGAGCGCGCGGACCACCTCCTGGTTCACCTCCGGGTGGGCCGGGCCTTCGGGGACGTGGCCGTCCCGGCGGAGCTCGTCCAGGGTGCCGAACACCACCGGCGTGGACAGCCCGGCGTCCGCCGGCACGAGCACGAGATGCACGGGGGTGCGCGCGGCCACGGGGGTCAGCTCGGCGCCGGTGCCGAGCCCGACGGCGGCCCCGCCGAGCACGGCGAAGGGCACGTCCGCGCCGAGCGGGGCGGCGAGCTCCGCGAGCTCGGAGCGGGTGTGGCCGGTCTCCCAGAGCACGCTGCAGGCCAGCAGCGCGGCGGCGGCGTCGGCCGACCCGCCGCCCATGCCTCCGGCCACGGGCACCTGCTTGGCCACGTCCAGGTGGACGCCGTGCGTCGCCTCGTCCAGGCCGAGCGCGGTGCGCAGGTGGACGGCGGCCCGGTGGGCGAGGTTGCGCTCGTCCCACGGGACGTCGTGGGCGTCCACGAGGCTGACCTGCCGGGGGCAGGGGCCCACGGTCACGCGGCCGTCCGTGCGCGCGATGGCGGTGACGGTCTCCCGCAGGCTGACGGCCAGGTAGACGGTGGCCACGGGGTGGTAGCCGTCCGCGCCGGGCGGGCCCACGCGCAGCGAGAGGTTCACCTTGCCGGGGGCGCTCACGGTGACGTGCCGGGCGGTGCCGGACAGTCCGGCGCGGGCCTCGCTCATGCCGAGCCCTCCCCGGCCGCGCGGCGCGGGCCGTGCTCGGCGATCCGGGCGAAGGCCTCGATGCCCAGGGCCTCGCCGCGGGTGCGGGGATCCACCCCGGCGGCCACGAGGGCGTCCTCCGCGGCCTGCGGGGACCCGGCCCAGCCGGCGAGGGCGGCGCGCAGGGTCTTGCGCCGCTGGGCGAAGGCGGCGTCCACCACCGCGAAGGCCTCGGCGCGGGACACGGCGGTGGTGGGCGGCTCGCGGCGGGTGAAGGCGACGAGCCCGGAGTGGATGCGCGGGGCGGGCCAGAACACCTGGGTGCCGATGGTGCCGGCCTTGTCCACCTGCGCGTACCAGGCCGCCTTGGCCGAGGGCACGCCGTACACGCGGGAGCCGGGGCCGGCGGCGAGGCGGTCCGCCACCTCCTCCTGCACCATGACCAGGCCGTGCCGCAGTCCGGGGAGCTCGGCGAGCGCGTGCAGGAGCACGGGCACGGCCACGTTGTAGGGCAGGTTGGCCACGAGGGCGGTGGGCCCTCCCGGGGCGGCGGCGGGGCGGACGGCGTCCAGGTCCGCGGCCGTCATGCGCAGGGCGTCCGCGTGGAGCACCGCCAGCGCGTCCGCGGACGCGGGGCGGAACTCCTGGACGGTCTGTGGCAGCCGTTCGGCGGTCACGGGGTCGATCTCCACCGCCGTGACGGCGGCGGCCGCGTCCAGCAGGCCGAGGGTGAGGGAGCCGAGGCCGGGACCGATCTCCAGGACGTGCTCGTCTGGCCCGACGCCGGCGGCCTGCACGATCCGACGGATGGTGTTGGGGTCGATCACGAAGTTCTGGCCCCACTGCTTGGTGGGGCGCAGGTCCAGCTCGGCCGCGATGCGCCGCACGTCCGCGGCGCTCAGGAGCGGGGCGGGGGCGGGGGCGTCGGGGGTGGGGACCATGCGGGCGAGTCTATCGGGGGCGGCGGACGCGATAGGGCGGGCAGGCCCGCACCGTGCTCGGGGCGTGGGCTCTCAGGCCGAGAGGTCACCGAGCCGCACGAGCTCCTGGAACTCCGGGCTGGTCTCCTGCAGACCGCGGAAGGTGCCCTGGCCGATGATCCGACCCTGGTCCATCAGGACGATCTGGTCGCAGTGCTTCACGGTGGAGAGACGATGGGCCACCACGAGAACCGTGATGCGGCCCTTGAGGGAGTCGATCACCTCGGTGACGCGGCGCTCCGTCAGGTTGTCCAGGGCCGACGTCGCCTCGTCCAGCACGAGCAGCCGCGGGCGCCGGTAGAGGGCCCGGGCGATGCCGAGCCGCTGCCGCTGGCCGCCGGAGACGCCCACGGCGCCCTCGCCGACCACCGTGTCCAGCCCCTCGGGAAGGGCGTCCAGCCACTCGCCCAGCTGCGCGTCCCGCAGCACCTGCTCCACGACGGCACGGTCCGCGGTCTCGGCCGCCTCCAGGTCCAGCACCACGTTGTGCAGGACCGAGCCGTTCACCACCGTGACGGACTGCGGCACGAACGCCACGTTGTCCCACCAGCCGCGCGGGTTGGCCTCGAGCTCCACCCCGTCCACGAGGACGGCGCCGTCCTGGGCGTGGTGGAAGCCGATGAGCAGGTCCACCAGCGTGGTCTTGCCGGCACCGCTGCCACCCACGAAGGCGTAGGAGGTGCCGAACGGGATCGTCAGGTCGATGTCCCGCAGCACCGGCTCGTCGGATCCGGGGTAGGTGTAGGAAGCGCCCCGGACCTCGATGGACTCCTTGAATGCGAGGCGCTCGTAGGGCCGGTCCGCGGCCTGCAGGACCGGCTGTGCGGCGGCGAGCTCCGCCGTCGTGCGCTCGAAAGCCGGCCAGGAGGTGCGGATCTCGTTGGTGGTGGCCATGAGCGCGGCCATGGACGGAAGCACGCGGAAGCCGGCCATCGCGAGCAGCGCGAGCGAGCCGAACGCCTCCCCGCCGCGACCCTGGATGAAGGCCACGGCCACGAGCGCCGCGATGGCGGCCACGAAGGCGACCTCGAGCACGTAGCGCGGCATCATCGTGAGGATCATCTTGAGCCGCATGGCTTGGGCGCTCTCCGCGCGGGCGGCCCGGTACTCCTCCATGAAGGCCGAGTCGTTGCCGCGGATCTTCACGTCCTTGTAGTTCTCCAGGCCCTGCAGCGCCGCGGTGTTGGCCCGCTCCCCCGTGGTCACCAGGGTCCAGCCCAGACGCGAGGCCGGGCGGCGGATGACGGCCTTGATCACCCAGGCGACGGCGAGGAAGTACAGGGCCATCCCAAGCCCCGTCAGCGGCATGGAGACACCCACCACGACCGCCACCGCGACCAGCGTCACGGCCTCCGTGAGGAACGTGACGGACGCGTTCACCACGCCCGTGTACGCCATGCTGGAGGTGCCGGTGACGTTGTTCACCAGCGTGCCCACCGTGCGCGTCAGGTGCAGGCCGTAGTCGGCCCGCAGGTAGTAGCGCAGCAGCGTGGCGGACGTGCGGATGAGGTTCTGATTGGTGAAGCCCATGGTCCACCAGCGGAACGCGAGCACCAGGATCGCCTTGAGCAGGAAGGCCAGCACGATCACGACGGCGAAGGCCACCGTCTGCTCCGGCACCGTCACGGCCCCGAACCGGGCCAGCAGCCCTTCCAGCGCCGGCGAGCCCAGCTCCCCCGAGGTCAGCAGGCTGACCAGCGGGAGGATCGAGGCGAGCGCCACCATCTCGAGGCCGGCCACGAGGACGGACCCGAGGACCACGAACACGAGGCGGATCCGCATGGGGCGGTCCACCAGGTACTGCGTTCCCTCGGGCAGCCGGGCTTTGAGGAGTCGGGTCAGCACGTCGCCCATCCTAGGGGCCTGGTCTGGATCGGCTTAGAACGAGCCGTACACCCGGGCGGTGTTCTCCGCCACGGCCCGGCCCAGCTCGGCCACGTCCACCCCGCGGGTCTCGGCCATGCCGCGCAGGGTGAGCGGGATGAGGTACGGGGCGTTGGGGCGCCCGCGGTGCGGATGCGGGGTGAGGAACGGGGCGTCCGTCTCCACGAGCAGCAGCTCGGCCGGGGCGATCCGCAGGGCCTCGCGCAGCTCGTCGTTGGCCTTGAACGTGACCGGCCCGGCGAAGGACATCAGCCAGCCGTGCTCCGTGCAGGTGCGGGCCAGGTCCGGGCCGCCGGAGAAGCAGTGGAACACTACGTGCGGGGGCAGGCCGCCGGCGGCCTCCTCCTCGAGCAGGATGCGGACCACGTCGTCGTGGGCGTCGCGGTCGTGGATCTGGAGGGCCTTGCCGAGCTCGCGGGCGAGACGGATGTGGCGGCGGAAGGACTCGTGCTGGGCGGCGTGCCCCGCCTCCTCGCGGGTCCGGTAGTAGTCGAGGCCGGTCTCCCCCACGGCGCGCACGCGCGGGTGGGCGGCCAGCTCCTCGATGACGGCGAACGCTTCCTCGAACGCGCCCCGCTCGGCGAGGCGGGCGGCGTCGTTGGGGTGCAGGGCCACCGCGCCCAGCAGGCGCGGCTCGGCCTCGATCGCCTCGATCGTGAAGCGGGCCGAGTCGACGTCGCAGCCCACCTGGACGGCGCCCACGACGCCGAGCGCCTCGGCCGCGTCCATGGCCTGGTGCACGTCCACGCGCACGAGGCCGTCGCGGAAGTCCAGGTGCGTGTGGTTGTCCACCACGGGGACCGGCAGCGGCTCGGGAGCCGGGGGGAACTCGAGGCGGCGCCTCCGCCCTGACTTCTCCTCCCGCGCGTCGCGGCGGGGGCCGCCGTCGTCGTCCGGCTGCTGGGCGGGGGCGCGGTAGGCGAGCGGGGTCTCGGATGCGTGGGCCATGCACCCCACTCTAGGGAGCCGAGCCCGGGCCGCTGATACGCCTCGGGGCGGTATCGGGCGGTATCCACGTCGGATACCGCCCGATACCGCCCCCGGAGGGCACGGCCCGGCGCGACGGTCAGGCCTTCACGGCCGCCCACGGGTCGGCGATGCCGATGTACTGCACCGTGGTGTACTCCTCGATGCCCTCGGCGCCGCCCTCGCGGCCCAGGCCCGACTGCTTGACGCCGCCGAACGGCGCGGCCGGGTTGGAGATGACGCCCACGTTGTAGCCCATGAGGCCGAACTCGATGCTCTCTGCCACGCGGTACATGCGGGCCTGATCCTTCGTGAACACGTAGGAGGCGAGGCCGTACTCGGTGTCGTTGGCCATCTCGATGGCCTCCTCCTCGGAGGAGAAGGTCACGATCGGGGCCACGGGGCCGAAGATCTCCTGCTGGAGGATCGGGTTGCCCTTCTCCACCTTGATCGCGGTCGGCGCGTAGAAGTAACCGTCGCCCTCGACCTTGTGGCCGCCGGTGAGCACCTCGCCGCCGGCCGCCACGGCGTCCTGGACGAGCTGGTCGATGTCGTCGCGCGCGCCCTCGTCCACGATCGGACCGAGGGTGGACTCCGGGTCGGTGCCGCGCAGGGGCTTGAGCGCCTCGAGCTTGGCCACGAACTTCTGCGTGAACTCCTCGGCCACGTCCTCGTGCACGAGGAAGCGGTTGGCGGCGGTGCAGGCCTCACCCATGTTGCGCATCTTCGCGGCGAAGGCGCCCTCGACGGCGGCGTCCAGGTCCGCATCCTCGAAGACGATGAGCGGGGCGTTGCCGCCAAGCTCCATCGAGGTGCGCAGCACGTTGTCCGCCGCGTCCTTCATGAGGCGCACACCGACCGGCGTGGAACCGGTGAAGGACACCTTGCGCAGCCGCCGGTCCTGCAGGATCGGACCGGAGATCGACGAGGCCGAGGAGCCCGCGACGACGTTGAGCACGCCCTTGGGCAGGCCGGCCTCCTGCATGACCTGCGCGAACAGCTGGGTGGTCAGCGGGGTCAGCTTGGCGGCCTTGATCACCATGGTGCAGCCGGCGGCGACGGCGGGGCCCACCTTGCGGGTGGCCATGGCCAGCGGGAAGTTCCACGGGGTGATCAGCAGGCACGGGCCCACCGGGCGATGGTGCACCTGCATGCGCAGGGTGCCCTCGGGCACGGTCAGGGTGCGGCCGTAGTGGCGGCCCGCCTCCTCGGAGAACCAGCGCAGGAAGCCGTTGCCGTACGTGACCTCGCCGCGGGCCTCGGCGAGCGGCTTGCCCATCTCGAGGGTCATCAGCAGCGCGAAGTCCTCGGCGCGCTCGTTGATCAGGTCGTAGGCGCGGCGCAGGATGTCGGCGCGCTCCTTGGCCGGGGTGCGGGCCCAGTCGGCCTGCGCGGCGCAGGCGGCGTCGAAGGCGGCCATGGCGTCATCGGAGTTCGCGTCCTGCAGGCTCGCGATGACCTTGCCGGTGGCCGGGTCCTTCACGTCGAAGGTTTTGCCGGAGGAGGCATCACGCCACTCGCCGTCGATCAGCAGACCGGTGGGGACGGACTCCAGCAGCGCCTTCTCGCGCTCAGCGGTCACGGTCATGATGCACCTCTTTCGGGGTCGGTGGTCGGAGGCGGCACGCCCCGCGTCCGCGAAGGGAACGGGTGGAAGGCCACGGGTATTCCGACGCCGTCCGGCGGCGGCTCCACGGCTGATCCTAGCCAGGCCCCGGGGCCGCGCTCTCGCACATGAGCATCTGTGTAGCCGGGGACGGGTCAGCCCCGGGCCGCCAGCACCGCCTGGTACAGGGTCCGCGAGCGCAGCCCGTGGGCGGCGGCCACGGTGGCCACAGCCTCCTTCAGGCGCGTCCCGGAGTGCACGAGCACGCCGACCTCGGCGACGGCGTCCGCCTCCGTGGCGCCGCCGGCGGACGCCGCGTGCGGGGACGCCGGTCCGATCACGAGCACGATCTCCCCGCGGATCCCCTCCCCCGCGTGCCGCTCTGCAGCCCAGGCATGCACCTCGGCCGCGGTGCCGCGCACCACCTCCTCGTGCAGCTTGGTGAGCTCGCGGGCCACGCACACCGGCCGCTCCGCACCGAGGACCTCCACGACGACGGCCAGCGCGTCCGCCAGACGCTGCGGCGACTCGAAGGCGACCACGGTGCGCGCCTCGGTCAGCAGCGAGGTGAGCCATCGTCGTCGTTCCCCGTCCTTGCGGGGGACGAAGCCGTCGAAGGCGAACCGGTCCGTCGGCAGGCCGGAGAGGGCGAGCGCGGTGGTCACGGCGGAGGGGCCGGGCGCGCAGGTCACGGGCAGCCCTGCGGACACCGCGGCCGCCACTAGCCGGTACCCCGGGTCCGAGACCGTGGGCATGCCCGCGTCCGAGACCACCGCCACCGTGGCACCGCCCCGCACCTGGTCCAGCAGCCCCTGGGTGGAGGCCGCCTCGTTGTGCTCGTGATGGGCCACCACCCTGCCCGTCGGGGTGACGCCCAGGCCGGCGCACAGGCGCCGCGCGGTCCGGGTGTCCTCGGCGGCGATCACGTCCGCCTCCGCCAGCAGCTCACGCAGGCGCGCGGATGCGTCCCCGAGGTTGCCAATGGGGGTGGCGGCCAGGACGATGCGGCCGGTCACGCCGCGCCGCCTCGCCCGTCGAGGAACGGCAGACGAGGTTCGCCCGCCTTGCCGGTCTTCACCCATCTTCGGTAGCCCCGCCAGCGGCCGGTCCGCACCGCGGCCTCGCGGAGGATCCATTTCGGGAGGCTCCGAAGCCCCGCCGCACGCGCCGTGCGGACGGCGTCGGCTGGCAAGGCCGCCAGTGCAACCACGAACTGCGACTCAGCCAGAGGGGTGCCCTGGGCCTCATGACCGCGTGACCAGAGGACGGCCTCCGCATGGCCGGACGAATGGATCTTGCGAAGCTTCGCCTTCAGCCCGGTCGTCTCACGGAAATAGAGGACCAGCCCCGGGTGGGGCGCGATCGTGTACCCCGCTGCCAGGACACGAGCGGAAAGGTCCGAGTCTTCAACACCGTAAGGCGGCAGAGACTCGTCGAAGCCTCCGGACGCCAAGAAGACATCACGTCGTACCGCCGCGTTGCACGTCTGGGCGCCTCGCCCGTGCAGGATCCGTGGGTTCAGGAGAGGTGCGTCCGGACGTTGCGGATGACTCAGAAGACGGTTCGCCCCCGCCACCATCGGGGCGATCTCCCGCACTCCACGGAACGCCTGCTCCACCCAGTCGGGAGCGACCCGGTCATCGGCGTCGCACATCGCCAGTACCTCGCCTCGGGCGGCGGCCGCGGCTGCGTTCCGGGCGTGGCTGGCGCCCTGCACCCGGAACGCGTCAACCACCGTCAGTGGGGCGGGGAACGAGTCCGCACGCGCGCGTACCGCGTCCGGGCTGCCGTCCGTGGAGCGGTTGTCCCCCACGATCACCTCCCAATTGAGGTCGGTGCGCTGGGCGGCCAGCGCGTCGAGCTGCTCATGGATGAGCTCGCCCCCGTTGTGCATCGGAATGATGACGCTGACGTCCACGGATTCCACGGTCATGCCCCCAGCCTAGAGAGTCCTTGCGTCCCCCTAGCATGGAGCCCGTGCCCGCCACCGCCCTCGCCACCCGCCCCGCCGCCGTCGACGACGGCCCCTACGGCGCGGCCACGCTGCGTGCGCGCCTGGGCGTGGCCACGGCGCCCCTCACGCGGTGGCACTGGATCCTGCCGCTGCTGGTCACCGCGCTGGCCGGCGTCCTGCGGTTCACGAACCTGGCCCACCCGGATCAGCTGATCTTCGACGAGACCTACTACCCCAAGGACGCCTACTCGCTCCTGCAGTCCGGCTACGAGCGCCGGTGGGAGGAGGACGTCAACGACGCGTTCGTCCGCGGCGAGGCGGAGCCGCTCGAGTCCGCCGCCTACGTGGTGCACCCGCCGCTGGGCAAGTGGCTGATCGGCCTGGGCATGCTCGCCTTCGGCACGGACAACGGGGTGGGCTGGCGGTTCAGCGCCGCCGTGGCCGGCACCCTGTCTGTGCTGCTGGTGGCCCTCGTGGCCCAGCACCTGCTGCGCTCCGTGTCCCTGGGCGCCGTCGCCGGACTGCTGCTGGCCGTGGAGGGCCACCACCTGGTGATGTCCCGCATCGGGCTGCTGGACATCTTCCTCTCGTTCTTCGTCCTCGCGGCCTTCGCCGCGCTCCTGGCGGACCGCGCCCACGGGCGGCGACTGCTGGCCGAACGCCTGGCCCGCGACGCCGCCCGGCGCGGCTACGACGCCCTGGCCACCGGGCCGTGGCTCGGCTGGCGGCCGTGGCGGCTGCTCGCCGGCGTGCTGCTCGGCGCCGGCTGCGCCGTGAAGCTCTCCGGGCTGGCCTTCATGGCGGCCTTCGGCCTGCTCACGGTGCTGTGGGACATGGCCGCGCGCCGGGACGCGGGCGTCCGCGACTGGGCGCGGGCCGGCGTCGTGAAGGACGGCCTGCTCGCCTTCGTGGCCGTGGTGGGCGGCGGCCTGGTCGCCTATCTCGCGTCCTGGACCGGCTGGTTCGCCACCGAGGGCGGCTACTACCGGATGTGGCACCGGGACAACCTGCCCGAGGGCCCGCTGGCGGGGCTCGTGCCCGGCCCCCTGCGGTCGCTGTGGCACTACCACGTGGAGTCCACGACCTTCCACGAGGGCCTCACCAGCCCCCACGACTACGCCGCCAGCCCGTGGACCTGGCCCTTCATGGGCCGGCCCGTGAGCTACTACTACCGCGGCGGCGAGCCCGGGCAGGAGGTCTGCCCCGCCGACGCCCCGAGCGCCTGCTCCGCCGCCATCACGGACATCGCCAACCCGCTGCTGTGGTGGACCGGCCTGATCGCGGTCCTCGTGTGCCTGTGGCTGCTGATCCGCCACCGGGACTGGCGCGCCGGCGCCCTCCTCGGCGCCTACCTCGCCGGGCAGGTCGTGTGGTTCCTGTGGCCCGAGCGCACCATGTTCTTCTTCTACACGGTCGCCTACGAGCCCTTCCTCATCCTGATGATCGTGCTGGCCCTGTCCCTGCTGCTGCGCCCCGGCCGCCGGCCCGGGCCCCGCTGGGGCTCGGCACTGGTGCTGGCGTACGCGGCCGCCGTCGTCGGGGTGTCCCTGTTCTTCCTGCCCGTGTGGATCGGGGACGTCATCCCCTACGACCAGTGGCGCTGGCGCATGTGGTTCAACAGCTGGATCTGAGCGCCCCGGGCCGCAGGGCCGCGCGTCTCGGCCACGTTCTCGATACGCTCAGGGAGTGCAGAACCAGATCCCCATCACCGAGTCCGCCACCGAGCTCGACTGGATGCCGCCCGCGGACTCCAACATCACGGACCTCATCCTGTCCTCCCTCCAGCAGGACCCGATGGCGCCCGTGTACGCCCTGCGCAACGGCACCGGGGGCTGGACGGACGTGCGCTTCGAGGCCTTCATCGACCAGGTCCGCGCCGCCGCGCGCGGCCTGATCGCCCACGGCGTGGCCCCCGGCGACCGCGTGGGCCTGTTCGCCGCCACCTCCTACGAGTGGGCCGTACTGGACCAGGCCGTGTGGTTCGCCGGGGCCGTCTCCGTGCCGATCTACGAGACCTCCTCCGTCCACCAGGTGGAGCACATCCTCACCGACTCCGGCGCCCGCGCGGTGGCCTGCGGGACCGAGGCGCTCGCCGCCCGCGTGAAGGAGGCCGCCGCGGCCCAGGGCCTGGACGTGGCCACGTTCCCCATGACCGCGGACGGGCTGGCCGAGCTCGCCGAGGCCGGTGCCTTCGTGGCCGAGGACGCGGTGGAGCACGCCCGCTCGCTGGCCACGCTCGCCGACCCCGCCTCGATCGTCTACACGTCCGGCACCACCGGCCGGCCCAAGGGCGCCGTCATCACCCACGGCAACCTCGCCGGCGCCTCGATCAACGTGCTCTCCTTCGCCCGCGAGGTGGTCCAGTGGACCCCCGCCGGCACCGCCTCCCGCACCCTGATGTTCCTCCCCCTGGCCCACGTGCTCGCGCACGCCGTCCAGGTCATCTGCCTGTACGCGCGGATCCAGGTGGCCCACGCCCCCTCCCCCGCCACCCTGCTGCGGGACCTGGCCTCCTTCCACCCCACCTGGCTGCTGGCCGTGCCGCGCGTGTTCGAGAAGGTCGAGTCCGGCGTCGCCACCAAGGCGCAGAAGGCCGGCACCGGCACGGTGTACCAGGCGGCCCGCAGCACCGCCATCGCCTGGTCCAAGGCCCTCGAGGAGAAGAAGTTCGGCTCCGGGCGCGGGCCCTCCCCCGCGCTGCGCGCCCGCCACGCCCTGTTCGACCGGCTCGTCTACCGCAAGATCCGCGAGGCCCTCGGCGGCGAGGTGCGCACCTGCGTGTCCGGCGCGTCCGCGCTCTCCGAGGAGCTCGTGCACTTCTTCCGCGGCGCCGGCGTGCCCATCGTGGAGGGCTACGGCCTCACCGAGAGCACCGCCCCCGCCACCGTGAACATCCCCGGCGCCCACCGCGTGGGCACCGTGGGCCTGCCCGTGCCCGGCGTCACCGTGAAGATCGCCGAGGACGGCGAGGTCCTGCTGCGCGGCCCCGTGATGTTCAGCGGCTACCACGGCATGCCCGAGGCCTCCGCCGAGTCCCACGCCGATGACGGGTTCTTCCGCACCGGGGACATCGGATCCCTGGACGAGCACGGCTACCTGCGCATCACCGGCCGCAAGAAGGACGTCATCATCACCGCCGGCGGCAAGAACGTGTACCCCACCCCCATGGAGGAGGCGCTGCGCCAGCACCGGCTGATCGAGCACGTGGTGGTGGTCGGTGAGAACCGCCCGTTCGTGGGCGCCCTCGTGACCCTGGACGAGGAGGAGCTCACCCGCTGGAGCCTGGACCGCGAGCGCAGCCTCACCCCCGCCGAGGCCGCCCAGGACCCCGCCGTGCTGGAGACCATCCAGGAGGCCGTGGACCGCGTGAACGAGGACGTCTCCCGCGCCGAGTCCATCCGCCGCATCCGCATCCTGGACCACGCCTTCACCGAGGACTCCGGCTACGTCACTCCGTCCCAGAAGCTCAAGCGCGCGAAGGTCATCGAGGACTACGCCGAGGACGTGGACGCGCTCTACCGCGGACGCTGACGAGGACGCGCCCCACCGCGGACGCGGACGACGACGGCCCGCCACCGTGGAGAGGTGGCGGGCCGTCGTGCTCCCGGCCGCAGGGCCGGCGCGGCTCGGCGCCGGTTCGGCTCGGCGCAGCGCGGTCGGATCAGCGCACCTGCGAGTCCTCCTCGCGGGCCCAGCGCAGGCGGGTGTCCAACAGCTGGCCGCGGCGGTCCGCGGACATCTCCCGACGCCGGCGGGTGGGCCACGTGAACACGAGCGTCACCAGCGAGGCGATCAGGGCGATCGCCCCGACCACGAGGGCCGCGTCCACCCAGAACTGCTCCGGGTAGAGGCGGATGAGGGCGTCGCGCGCGGAGAACGTCCAGGTGCCGTCCGCGAAGAACAGCGAGTGGAAGCCGGCGAAGAAGGTCTCCCAGCCGAGCACCGCCAGCACCGCGAGCGCGATCAGCGCGAGCGGCAGCCACAGGGCGCCGGCGAACAGGGCGCGGCGCACCCCGCCGGGGCTGGTCCGCAGCAGGTGGGCGATCAGCAGGGCGCAGACCACCACGAGCGCCACGAGCGCCGCCAGGGCGATCCACAGGACCACCTTGACGTCCGTCATGTGCGAGACCTCGGCCTCGGTGAACAGCGGCTCGCCCTGGTGGGTGAGGCTGCTCAGGTACCGCGACCCGGCCAGGTTGGTCACGTAGTCCA
The sequence above is a segment of the Micrococcus endophyticus genome. Coding sequences within it:
- a CDS encoding phospholipid carrier-dependent glycosyltransferase — translated: MPATALATRPAAVDDGPYGAATLRARLGVATAPLTRWHWILPLLVTALAGVLRFTNLAHPDQLIFDETYYPKDAYSLLQSGYERRWEEDVNDAFVRGEAEPLESAAYVVHPPLGKWLIGLGMLAFGTDNGVGWRFSAAVAGTLSVLLVALVAQHLLRSVSLGAVAGLLLAVEGHHLVMSRIGLLDIFLSFFVLAAFAALLADRAHGRRLLAERLARDAARRGYDALATGPWLGWRPWRLLAGVLLGAGCAVKLSGLAFMAAFGLLTVLWDMAARRDAGVRDWARAGVVKDGLLAFVAVVGGGLVAYLASWTGWFATEGGYYRMWHRDNLPEGPLAGLVPGPLRSLWHYHVESTTFHEGLTSPHDYAASPWTWPFMGRPVSYYYRGGEPGQEVCPADAPSACSAAITDIANPLLWWTGLIAVLVCLWLLIRHRDWRAGALLGAYLAGQVVWFLWPERTMFFFYTVAYEPFLILMIVLALSLLLRPGRRPGPRWGSALVLAYAAAVVGVSLFFLPVWIGDVIPYDQWRWRMWFNSWI
- a CDS encoding AMP-binding protein, which produces MQNQIPITESATELDWMPPADSNITDLILSSLQQDPMAPVYALRNGTGGWTDVRFEAFIDQVRAAARGLIAHGVAPGDRVGLFAATSYEWAVLDQAVWFAGAVSVPIYETSSVHQVEHILTDSGARAVACGTEALAARVKEAAAAQGLDVATFPMTADGLAELAEAGAFVAEDAVEHARSLATLADPASIVYTSGTTGRPKGAVITHGNLAGASINVLSFAREVVQWTPAGTASRTLMFLPLAHVLAHAVQVICLYARIQVAHAPSPATLLRDLASFHPTWLLAVPRVFEKVESGVATKAQKAGTGTVYQAARSTAIAWSKALEEKKFGSGRGPSPALRARHALFDRLVYRKIREALGGEVRTCVSGASALSEELVHFFRGAGVPIVEGYGLTESTAPATVNIPGAHRVGTVGLPVPGVTVKIAEDGEVLLRGPVMFSGYHGMPEASAESHADDGFFRTGDIGSLDEHGYLRITGRKKDVIITAGGKNVYPTPMEEALRQHRLIEHVVVVGENRPFVGALVTLDEEELTRWSLDRERSLTPAEAAQDPAVLETIQEAVDRVNEDVSRAESIRRIRILDHAFTEDSGYVTPSQKLKRAKVIEDYAEDVDALYRGR